The Nerophis lumbriciformis linkage group LG07, RoL_Nlum_v2.1, whole genome shotgun sequence genome window below encodes:
- the smarcd3b gene encoding SWI/SNF-related matrix-associated actin-dependent regulator of chromatin subfamily D member 3b isoform X5 — MATEETAGGARKATKSKLFEFLVHGVRPGMPSGARMPHQGAPMGPPGPPYGGNPAVRPGLPSPVMEASRKRPAPSQQVQQQQQQQQQQQQQQAVQNRARNAKRRKMADKILPQRIRELVPESQAYMDLLAFERKLDQTIMRKRVDIQEALKRPMKQKRKLRLYISNTFNPARPDADDSDGSIASWELRVEGKLLDDPGKLKKKFSSFFKSLVIELDKDLYGPDNHLVEWHRTATTQETDGFQVKRPGDVSVRCTLLLMLDYQPPQFKLDPRLARLLGIHTQTRSCIIQALWQYVKTNKLQDSHDKEYINCDKYFQQIFDCPRLKFSEIPQRLTNLLLPPDPIVINHVISVDPNDQKKTACYDIDVEVEDPLKSQMSSFLLSTANQQEIATLDNKIHETIESINQLKIQRDFMLSFSRDPKGYIQDWLKSQSRDLKLMTDVVGNPEEERRAAFYHEPWSQEAVSRYFYCKIQQRRQELEQALAVRNT; from the exons CGTCCTGGCATGCCGTCTGGGGCGAGGATGCCCCACCAGGGAGCTCCCATGGGGCCCCCCGGTCCGCCGTACGGAGGGAACCCGGCGGTGCGGCCCGGTCTGCCCTCCCCGGTAATGGAGGCCAGTCGCAAGAGGCCCGCCCCCTCCCAGCaggtgcagcagcagcagcaacaacagcagcagcaacagCAGCAACAGGCCGTCCAGAACCGAGCCAGAAA TGCTAAGAGGAGGAAAATGGCAGACAAGATTCTTCCGCAAAGG ATCCGCGAGCTGGTTCCCGAGTCCCAGGCCTATATGGACCTGCTGGCCTTTGAGCGCAAACTGGACCAGACCATCATGCGTAAACGTGTGGACATCCAGGAGGCGCTGAAGAGACCCATGAAG CAGAAGCGCAAACTGAGGCTGTACATTTCCAACACCTTCAACCCCGCGCGGCCAGATGCAGACGATTCTGATGGCAGCATCGCCTCGTGGGAGCTGAGAGTGGAGGGCAAGTTGCTCGATGAC CCAGGAAAACTGAAGAAGAAGTTCTCCTCGTTTTTTAAGAGCCTGGTGATCGAGTTGGACAAAGACCTGTACGGTCCTGACAACCACCTGGTGGAG TGGCACCGCACAGCCACCACCCAGGAAACAGACGGCTTCCAGGTGAAGAGGCCAGGAGACGTGAGCGTGCGTTGTACGCTGCTGCTGATGCTGGACTACCAG CCCCCTCAGTTCAAGCTGGACCCTCGACTGGCACGCCTGCTGGGCATCCACACTCAGACGCGCTCATGCATCATCCAGGCACTGTGGCAGTACGTGAAAACCAACAAGCTGCAAGACTCCCACGACAAAGAGTACATCAACTGTGACAAGTACTTCCAGCAG ATCTTTGATTGTCCTCGACTCAAGTTCTCAGAGATCCCCCAGCGCCTCACCAACCTACTGCTGCCCCCTGACCCTATCGTCATCAACCACGTCATCAG TGTGGACCCTAACGACCAGAAGAAGACGGCCTGTTACGACATTGACGTGGAGGTGGAAGACCCCCTGAAGAGCCAGATGAGCAGCTTCCTCCTGTCCACCGCCAACCAACAGGAAATCGCCACACTGGACAACAAG ATCCATGAGACCATCGAGTCCATCAACCAGTTGAAGATCCAGAGGGACTTCATGCTCAGCTTCTCCCGAGACCCCAAAGGCTACATCCAGGACTGGCTCAAGTCCCAGAGCAGAGACCTCAAG CTAATGACGGACGTGGTGGGGAACCCCGAGGAGGAGCGCAGGGCGGCCTTCTACCATGAGCCCTGGTCCCAGGAGGCGGTCAGCCGCTACTTCTACTGTAAG ATCCAGCAGAGGAGACAGGAACTAGAGCAGGCCTTGGCGGTCCGCAATAcctaa
- the smarcd3b gene encoding SWI/SNF-related matrix-associated actin-dependent regulator of chromatin subfamily D member 3b isoform X4 — protein MATEETAGGARKATKSKLFEFLVHGVRPGMPSGARMPHQGAPMGPPGPPYGGNPAVRPGLPSPVMEASRKRPAPSQQVQQQQQQQQQQQQQQAVQNRARNAKRRKMADKILPQRIRELVPESQAYMDLLAFERKLDQTIMRKRVDIQEALKRPMKQQKRKLRLYISNTFNPARPDADDSDGSIASWELRVEGKLLDDPGKLKKKFSSFFKSLVIELDKDLYGPDNHLVEWHRTATTQETDGFQVKRPGDVSVRCTLLLMLDYQPPQFKLDPRLARLLGIHTQTRSCIIQALWQYVKTNKLQDSHDKEYINCDKYFQQIFDCPRLKFSEIPQRLTNLLLPPDPIVINHVISVDPNDQKKTACYDIDVEVEDPLKSQMSSFLLSTANQQEIATLDNKIHETIESINQLKIQRDFMLSFSRDPKGYIQDWLKSQSRDLKLMTDVVGNPEEERRAAFYHEPWSQEAVSRYFYCKIQQRRQELEQALAVRNT, from the exons CGTCCTGGCATGCCGTCTGGGGCGAGGATGCCCCACCAGGGAGCTCCCATGGGGCCCCCCGGTCCGCCGTACGGAGGGAACCCGGCGGTGCGGCCCGGTCTGCCCTCCCCGGTAATGGAGGCCAGTCGCAAGAGGCCCGCCCCCTCCCAGCaggtgcagcagcagcagcaacaacagcagcagcaacagCAGCAACAGGCCGTCCAGAACCGAGCCAGAAA TGCTAAGAGGAGGAAAATGGCAGACAAGATTCTTCCGCAAAGG ATCCGCGAGCTGGTTCCCGAGTCCCAGGCCTATATGGACCTGCTGGCCTTTGAGCGCAAACTGGACCAGACCATCATGCGTAAACGTGTGGACATCCAGGAGGCGCTGAAGAGACCCATGAAG CAGCAGAAGCGCAAACTGAGGCTGTACATTTCCAACACCTTCAACCCCGCGCGGCCAGATGCAGACGATTCTGATGGCAGCATCGCCTCGTGGGAGCTGAGAGTGGAGGGCAAGTTGCTCGATGAC CCAGGAAAACTGAAGAAGAAGTTCTCCTCGTTTTTTAAGAGCCTGGTGATCGAGTTGGACAAAGACCTGTACGGTCCTGACAACCACCTGGTGGAG TGGCACCGCACAGCCACCACCCAGGAAACAGACGGCTTCCAGGTGAAGAGGCCAGGAGACGTGAGCGTGCGTTGTACGCTGCTGCTGATGCTGGACTACCAG CCCCCTCAGTTCAAGCTGGACCCTCGACTGGCACGCCTGCTGGGCATCCACACTCAGACGCGCTCATGCATCATCCAGGCACTGTGGCAGTACGTGAAAACCAACAAGCTGCAAGACTCCCACGACAAAGAGTACATCAACTGTGACAAGTACTTCCAGCAG ATCTTTGATTGTCCTCGACTCAAGTTCTCAGAGATCCCCCAGCGCCTCACCAACCTACTGCTGCCCCCTGACCCTATCGTCATCAACCACGTCATCAG TGTGGACCCTAACGACCAGAAGAAGACGGCCTGTTACGACATTGACGTGGAGGTGGAAGACCCCCTGAAGAGCCAGATGAGCAGCTTCCTCCTGTCCACCGCCAACCAACAGGAAATCGCCACACTGGACAACAAG ATCCATGAGACCATCGAGTCCATCAACCAGTTGAAGATCCAGAGGGACTTCATGCTCAGCTTCTCCCGAGACCCCAAAGGCTACATCCAGGACTGGCTCAAGTCCCAGAGCAGAGACCTCAAG CTAATGACGGACGTGGTGGGGAACCCCGAGGAGGAGCGCAGGGCGGCCTTCTACCATGAGCCCTGGTCCCAGGAGGCGGTCAGCCGCTACTTCTACTGTAAG ATCCAGCAGAGGAGACAGGAACTAGAGCAGGCCTTGGCGGTCCGCAATAcctaa
- the smarcd3b gene encoding SWI/SNF-related matrix-associated actin-dependent regulator of chromatin subfamily D member 3b isoform X3, producing MERKRPGMPSGARMPHQGAPMGPPGPPYGGNPAVRPGLPSPVMEASRKRPAPSQQVQQQQQQQQQQQQQQAVQNRARKKPLGFPGASEMPTRPMDLRDPQSDPTLGSNAKRRKMADKILPQRIRELVPESQAYMDLLAFERKLDQTIMRKRVDIQEALKRPMKQQKRKLRLYISNTFNPARPDADDSDGSIASWELRVEGKLLDDPGKLKKKFSSFFKSLVIELDKDLYGPDNHLVEWHRTATTQETDGFQVKRPGDVSVRCTLLLMLDYQPPQFKLDPRLARLLGIHTQTRSCIIQALWQYVKTNKLQDSHDKEYINCDKYFQQIFDCPRLKFSEIPQRLTNLLLPPDPIVINHVISVDPNDQKKTACYDIDVEVEDPLKSQMSSFLLSTANQQEIATLDNKIHETIESINQLKIQRDFMLSFSRDPKGYIQDWLKSQSRDLKLMTDVVGNPEEERRAAFYHEPWSQEAVSRYFYCKIQQRRQELEQALAVRNT from the exons CGTCCTGGCATGCCGTCTGGGGCGAGGATGCCCCACCAGGGAGCTCCCATGGGGCCCCCCGGTCCGCCGTACGGAGGGAACCCGGCGGTGCGGCCCGGTCTGCCCTCCCCGGTAATGGAGGCCAGTCGCAAGAGGCCCGCCCCCTCCCAGCaggtgcagcagcagcagcaacaacagcagcagcaacagCAGCAACAGGCCGTCCAGAACCGAGCCAGAAA GAAGCCGCTTGGATTCCCTGGAGCCAGTGAGATGCCGACAAGGCCCATGGACTTACGAGATCCCCAATCAGATCCCACGCTCGGATCAAA TGCTAAGAGGAGGAAAATGGCAGACAAGATTCTTCCGCAAAGG ATCCGCGAGCTGGTTCCCGAGTCCCAGGCCTATATGGACCTGCTGGCCTTTGAGCGCAAACTGGACCAGACCATCATGCGTAAACGTGTGGACATCCAGGAGGCGCTGAAGAGACCCATGAAG CAGCAGAAGCGCAAACTGAGGCTGTACATTTCCAACACCTTCAACCCCGCGCGGCCAGATGCAGACGATTCTGATGGCAGCATCGCCTCGTGGGAGCTGAGAGTGGAGGGCAAGTTGCTCGATGAC CCAGGAAAACTGAAGAAGAAGTTCTCCTCGTTTTTTAAGAGCCTGGTGATCGAGTTGGACAAAGACCTGTACGGTCCTGACAACCACCTGGTGGAG TGGCACCGCACAGCCACCACCCAGGAAACAGACGGCTTCCAGGTGAAGAGGCCAGGAGACGTGAGCGTGCGTTGTACGCTGCTGCTGATGCTGGACTACCAG CCCCCTCAGTTCAAGCTGGACCCTCGACTGGCACGCCTGCTGGGCATCCACACTCAGACGCGCTCATGCATCATCCAGGCACTGTGGCAGTACGTGAAAACCAACAAGCTGCAAGACTCCCACGACAAAGAGTACATCAACTGTGACAAGTACTTCCAGCAG ATCTTTGATTGTCCTCGACTCAAGTTCTCAGAGATCCCCCAGCGCCTCACCAACCTACTGCTGCCCCCTGACCCTATCGTCATCAACCACGTCATCAG TGTGGACCCTAACGACCAGAAGAAGACGGCCTGTTACGACATTGACGTGGAGGTGGAAGACCCCCTGAAGAGCCAGATGAGCAGCTTCCTCCTGTCCACCGCCAACCAACAGGAAATCGCCACACTGGACAACAAG ATCCATGAGACCATCGAGTCCATCAACCAGTTGAAGATCCAGAGGGACTTCATGCTCAGCTTCTCCCGAGACCCCAAAGGCTACATCCAGGACTGGCTCAAGTCCCAGAGCAGAGACCTCAAG CTAATGACGGACGTGGTGGGGAACCCCGAGGAGGAGCGCAGGGCGGCCTTCTACCATGAGCCCTGGTCCCAGGAGGCGGTCAGCCGCTACTTCTACTGTAAG ATCCAGCAGAGGAGACAGGAACTAGAGCAGGCCTTGGCGGTCCGCAATAcctaa
- the smarcd3b gene encoding SWI/SNF-related matrix-associated actin-dependent regulator of chromatin subfamily D member 3b isoform X1 produces the protein MATEETAGGARKATKSKLFEFLVHGVRPGMPSGARMPHQGAPMGPPGPPYGGNPAVRPGLPSPVMEASRKRPAPSQQVQQQQQQQQQQQQQQAVQNRARKKPLGFPGASEMPTRPMDLRDPQSDPTLGSNAKRRKMADKILPQRIRELVPESQAYMDLLAFERKLDQTIMRKRVDIQEALKRPMKQQKRKLRLYISNTFNPARPDADDSDGSIASWELRVEGKLLDDPGKLKKKFSSFFKSLVIELDKDLYGPDNHLVEWHRTATTQETDGFQVKRPGDVSVRCTLLLMLDYQPPQFKLDPRLARLLGIHTQTRSCIIQALWQYVKTNKLQDSHDKEYINCDKYFQQIFDCPRLKFSEIPQRLTNLLLPPDPIVINHVISVDPNDQKKTACYDIDVEVEDPLKSQMSSFLLSTANQQEIATLDNKIHETIESINQLKIQRDFMLSFSRDPKGYIQDWLKSQSRDLKLMTDVVGNPEEERRAAFYHEPWSQEAVSRYFYCKIQQRRQELEQALAVRNT, from the exons CGTCCTGGCATGCCGTCTGGGGCGAGGATGCCCCACCAGGGAGCTCCCATGGGGCCCCCCGGTCCGCCGTACGGAGGGAACCCGGCGGTGCGGCCCGGTCTGCCCTCCCCGGTAATGGAGGCCAGTCGCAAGAGGCCCGCCCCCTCCCAGCaggtgcagcagcagcagcaacaacagcagcagcaacagCAGCAACAGGCCGTCCAGAACCGAGCCAGAAA GAAGCCGCTTGGATTCCCTGGAGCCAGTGAGATGCCGACAAGGCCCATGGACTTACGAGATCCCCAATCAGATCCCACGCTCGGATCAAA TGCTAAGAGGAGGAAAATGGCAGACAAGATTCTTCCGCAAAGG ATCCGCGAGCTGGTTCCCGAGTCCCAGGCCTATATGGACCTGCTGGCCTTTGAGCGCAAACTGGACCAGACCATCATGCGTAAACGTGTGGACATCCAGGAGGCGCTGAAGAGACCCATGAAG CAGCAGAAGCGCAAACTGAGGCTGTACATTTCCAACACCTTCAACCCCGCGCGGCCAGATGCAGACGATTCTGATGGCAGCATCGCCTCGTGGGAGCTGAGAGTGGAGGGCAAGTTGCTCGATGAC CCAGGAAAACTGAAGAAGAAGTTCTCCTCGTTTTTTAAGAGCCTGGTGATCGAGTTGGACAAAGACCTGTACGGTCCTGACAACCACCTGGTGGAG TGGCACCGCACAGCCACCACCCAGGAAACAGACGGCTTCCAGGTGAAGAGGCCAGGAGACGTGAGCGTGCGTTGTACGCTGCTGCTGATGCTGGACTACCAG CCCCCTCAGTTCAAGCTGGACCCTCGACTGGCACGCCTGCTGGGCATCCACACTCAGACGCGCTCATGCATCATCCAGGCACTGTGGCAGTACGTGAAAACCAACAAGCTGCAAGACTCCCACGACAAAGAGTACATCAACTGTGACAAGTACTTCCAGCAG ATCTTTGATTGTCCTCGACTCAAGTTCTCAGAGATCCCCCAGCGCCTCACCAACCTACTGCTGCCCCCTGACCCTATCGTCATCAACCACGTCATCAG TGTGGACCCTAACGACCAGAAGAAGACGGCCTGTTACGACATTGACGTGGAGGTGGAAGACCCCCTGAAGAGCCAGATGAGCAGCTTCCTCCTGTCCACCGCCAACCAACAGGAAATCGCCACACTGGACAACAAG ATCCATGAGACCATCGAGTCCATCAACCAGTTGAAGATCCAGAGGGACTTCATGCTCAGCTTCTCCCGAGACCCCAAAGGCTACATCCAGGACTGGCTCAAGTCCCAGAGCAGAGACCTCAAG CTAATGACGGACGTGGTGGGGAACCCCGAGGAGGAGCGCAGGGCGGCCTTCTACCATGAGCCCTGGTCCCAGGAGGCGGTCAGCCGCTACTTCTACTGTAAG ATCCAGCAGAGGAGACAGGAACTAGAGCAGGCCTTGGCGGTCCGCAATAcctaa
- the smarcd3b gene encoding SWI/SNF-related matrix-associated actin-dependent regulator of chromatin subfamily D member 3b isoform X2: protein MATEETAGGARKATKSKLFEFLVHGVRPGMPSGARMPHQGAPMGPPGPPYGGNPAVRPGLPSPVMEASRKRPAPSQQVQQQQQQQQQQQQQQAVQNRARKKPLGFPGASEMPTRPMDLRDPQSDPTLGSNAKRRKMADKILPQRIRELVPESQAYMDLLAFERKLDQTIMRKRVDIQEALKRPMKQKRKLRLYISNTFNPARPDADDSDGSIASWELRVEGKLLDDPGKLKKKFSSFFKSLVIELDKDLYGPDNHLVEWHRTATTQETDGFQVKRPGDVSVRCTLLLMLDYQPPQFKLDPRLARLLGIHTQTRSCIIQALWQYVKTNKLQDSHDKEYINCDKYFQQIFDCPRLKFSEIPQRLTNLLLPPDPIVINHVISVDPNDQKKTACYDIDVEVEDPLKSQMSSFLLSTANQQEIATLDNKIHETIESINQLKIQRDFMLSFSRDPKGYIQDWLKSQSRDLKLMTDVVGNPEEERRAAFYHEPWSQEAVSRYFYCKIQQRRQELEQALAVRNT from the exons CGTCCTGGCATGCCGTCTGGGGCGAGGATGCCCCACCAGGGAGCTCCCATGGGGCCCCCCGGTCCGCCGTACGGAGGGAACCCGGCGGTGCGGCCCGGTCTGCCCTCCCCGGTAATGGAGGCCAGTCGCAAGAGGCCCGCCCCCTCCCAGCaggtgcagcagcagcagcaacaacagcagcagcaacagCAGCAACAGGCCGTCCAGAACCGAGCCAGAAA GAAGCCGCTTGGATTCCCTGGAGCCAGTGAGATGCCGACAAGGCCCATGGACTTACGAGATCCCCAATCAGATCCCACGCTCGGATCAAA TGCTAAGAGGAGGAAAATGGCAGACAAGATTCTTCCGCAAAGG ATCCGCGAGCTGGTTCCCGAGTCCCAGGCCTATATGGACCTGCTGGCCTTTGAGCGCAAACTGGACCAGACCATCATGCGTAAACGTGTGGACATCCAGGAGGCGCTGAAGAGACCCATGAAG CAGAAGCGCAAACTGAGGCTGTACATTTCCAACACCTTCAACCCCGCGCGGCCAGATGCAGACGATTCTGATGGCAGCATCGCCTCGTGGGAGCTGAGAGTGGAGGGCAAGTTGCTCGATGAC CCAGGAAAACTGAAGAAGAAGTTCTCCTCGTTTTTTAAGAGCCTGGTGATCGAGTTGGACAAAGACCTGTACGGTCCTGACAACCACCTGGTGGAG TGGCACCGCACAGCCACCACCCAGGAAACAGACGGCTTCCAGGTGAAGAGGCCAGGAGACGTGAGCGTGCGTTGTACGCTGCTGCTGATGCTGGACTACCAG CCCCCTCAGTTCAAGCTGGACCCTCGACTGGCACGCCTGCTGGGCATCCACACTCAGACGCGCTCATGCATCATCCAGGCACTGTGGCAGTACGTGAAAACCAACAAGCTGCAAGACTCCCACGACAAAGAGTACATCAACTGTGACAAGTACTTCCAGCAG ATCTTTGATTGTCCTCGACTCAAGTTCTCAGAGATCCCCCAGCGCCTCACCAACCTACTGCTGCCCCCTGACCCTATCGTCATCAACCACGTCATCAG TGTGGACCCTAACGACCAGAAGAAGACGGCCTGTTACGACATTGACGTGGAGGTGGAAGACCCCCTGAAGAGCCAGATGAGCAGCTTCCTCCTGTCCACCGCCAACCAACAGGAAATCGCCACACTGGACAACAAG ATCCATGAGACCATCGAGTCCATCAACCAGTTGAAGATCCAGAGGGACTTCATGCTCAGCTTCTCCCGAGACCCCAAAGGCTACATCCAGGACTGGCTCAAGTCCCAGAGCAGAGACCTCAAG CTAATGACGGACGTGGTGGGGAACCCCGAGGAGGAGCGCAGGGCGGCCTTCTACCATGAGCCCTGGTCCCAGGAGGCGGTCAGCCGCTACTTCTACTGTAAG ATCCAGCAGAGGAGACAGGAACTAGAGCAGGCCTTGGCGGTCCGCAATAcctaa